From Columba livia isolate bColLiv1 breed racing homer chromosome 5, bColLiv1.pat.W.v2, whole genome shotgun sequence, one genomic window encodes:
- the WDR89 gene encoding WD repeat-containing protein 89 isoform X1, whose translation MEGLFDCGTHRYVTTSGAAAEMTAVEKIEEQLASLRIAKRSALSEEPAYVLDVDVSNPAQSESSRLVAVSCSNKSIRVYNRETLNFLREYSSQSGVLNGVRFAHTCDSVLFSACSDGTVRCWDIRLATQQATQVFSGYPSNVFISFDISCNDLIICAGTEKVEKDAFLVFWDARGITNCASATREPLGVYSESHNDDITKICFHPVKPNSVASGSTDGLVNVFDINKDNEDDALISTCNSDSSVSFIGWSGKDYKEVYCVTHDEGFCWWDIAQLDTEESVTLLHVLDVRDAVCIENDSLNYLVGGLYHEKADKLFLLGGTSTGNIHLLGCGTDGLSLVGSLCGGHSATVRSFCWNPADESLVTGGEDAQLLLWKPGAVERSLTKKTSLKIASSVQKRVRVHNSSLKSRKK comes from the coding sequence GTATGTGACAAcgtcaggagcagcagctgagatgacCGCAGTGGAGAAGATAGAGGAGCAGCTCGCTAGCCTGCGCATAGCGAAACGTTCTGCGCTGAGTGAGGAACCTGCTTATGTACTGGATGTCGACGTTTCCAACCCTGCTCAGTCTGAAAGCAGTCGCCTTGTGGCTGTTTCATGTTCCAATAAGTCAATTAGGGTATACAACAGGGAAACATTAAACTTCCTGCGGGAGTACAGTAGCCAATCTGGGGTGCTTAATGGAGTCAGATTTGCGCACACATGTGACAGCGTGCTGTTTTCGGCATGCAGTGACGGTACAGTGAGATGTTGGGATATTCGTCTAGCAACTCAGCAAGCCACGCAGGTATTTAGTGGTTATCCTTCCAATGTTTTCATCAGTTTTGATATCAGCTGCAACGACCTCATAATTTGTGCTGGAACAGAAAAAGTTGAGAAGGACGCATTTCTGGTGTTTTGGGATGCAAGAGGCATTACAAACTGTGCCAGCGCAACTAGAGAACCCTTGGGAGTCTATTCAGAAAGTCACAATGATGATATCACTAAAATATGCTTTCATCCTGTCAAACCAAATTCAGTGGCTTCTGGATCAACAGATGGGTTGGTTAATGTGTTTGACATTAACAAGGATAACGAAGATGATGCTTTGATATCAACTTGCAACTCAGATTCATCAGTAAGTTTTATTGGCTGGTCTGGGAAAGATTATAAAGAAGTCTACTGCGTGACACACGATGAGGGATTTTGTTGGTGGGACATTGCTCAGTTAGATACTGAAGAATCAGTAACACTTTTGCACGTTCTGGATGTCAGAGATGCGGTCTGCATTGAAAACGACTCCTTAAATTACCTGGTAGGTGGCTTGTACCACGAAAAGGCGGACAAACTCTTTCTTCTTGGGGGAACATCCACAGGAAACATTCACCTCCTGGGCTGCGGCACCGATGGGCTGAGCCTGGTGGGTTCCCTTTGCGGGGGACACTCTGCCACCGTTCGCTCCTTCTGCTGGAACCCGGCAGATGAGTCTCTGGTGACGGGTGGAGAGGATGCTCAGCTGTTGCTATGGAAACCCGGAGCTGTGGAAAGGTCCCTCACAAAGAAAA
- the WDR89 gene encoding WD repeat-containing protein 89 isoform X2 — MTAVEKIEEQLASLRIAKRSALSEEPAYVLDVDVSNPAQSESSRLVAVSCSNKSIRVYNRETLNFLREYSSQSGVLNGVRFAHTCDSVLFSACSDGTVRCWDIRLATQQATQVFSGYPSNVFISFDISCNDLIICAGTEKVEKDAFLVFWDARGITNCASATREPLGVYSESHNDDITKICFHPVKPNSVASGSTDGLVNVFDINKDNEDDALISTCNSDSSVSFIGWSGKDYKEVYCVTHDEGFCWWDIAQLDTEESVTLLHVLDVRDAVCIENDSLNYLVGGLYHEKADKLFLLGGTSTGNIHLLGCGTDGLSLVGSLCGGHSATVRSFCWNPADESLVTGGEDAQLLLWKPGAVERSLTKKTSLKIASSVQKRVRVHNSSLKSRKK, encoded by the coding sequence atgacCGCAGTGGAGAAGATAGAGGAGCAGCTCGCTAGCCTGCGCATAGCGAAACGTTCTGCGCTGAGTGAGGAACCTGCTTATGTACTGGATGTCGACGTTTCCAACCCTGCTCAGTCTGAAAGCAGTCGCCTTGTGGCTGTTTCATGTTCCAATAAGTCAATTAGGGTATACAACAGGGAAACATTAAACTTCCTGCGGGAGTACAGTAGCCAATCTGGGGTGCTTAATGGAGTCAGATTTGCGCACACATGTGACAGCGTGCTGTTTTCGGCATGCAGTGACGGTACAGTGAGATGTTGGGATATTCGTCTAGCAACTCAGCAAGCCACGCAGGTATTTAGTGGTTATCCTTCCAATGTTTTCATCAGTTTTGATATCAGCTGCAACGACCTCATAATTTGTGCTGGAACAGAAAAAGTTGAGAAGGACGCATTTCTGGTGTTTTGGGATGCAAGAGGCATTACAAACTGTGCCAGCGCAACTAGAGAACCCTTGGGAGTCTATTCAGAAAGTCACAATGATGATATCACTAAAATATGCTTTCATCCTGTCAAACCAAATTCAGTGGCTTCTGGATCAACAGATGGGTTGGTTAATGTGTTTGACATTAACAAGGATAACGAAGATGATGCTTTGATATCAACTTGCAACTCAGATTCATCAGTAAGTTTTATTGGCTGGTCTGGGAAAGATTATAAAGAAGTCTACTGCGTGACACACGATGAGGGATTTTGTTGGTGGGACATTGCTCAGTTAGATACTGAAGAATCAGTAACACTTTTGCACGTTCTGGATGTCAGAGATGCGGTCTGCATTGAAAACGACTCCTTAAATTACCTGGTAGGTGGCTTGTACCACGAAAAGGCGGACAAACTCTTTCTTCTTGGGGGAACATCCACAGGAAACATTCACCTCCTGGGCTGCGGCACCGATGGGCTGAGCCTGGTGGGTTCCCTTTGCGGGGGACACTCTGCCACCGTTCGCTCCTTCTGCTGGAACCCGGCAGATGAGTCTCTGGTGACGGGTGGAGAGGATGCTCAGCTGTTGCTATGGAAACCCGGAGCTGTGGAAAGGTCCCTCACAAAGAAAA